Within Deltaproteobacteria bacterium, the genomic segment TGATAGGCAGGATACCGGAGTATCTTGGGAAGAAGATCGAAGCAACAGAGATGTGGATGTCCGTCATTATTGTGCTTACCTCGGGCATTCTCGTTCTGATATTCACGTCCATAGCACTCATAACAAGGGCAGGGGTAAGTGCCATGGGAAACCCCGGGCCTCACGGACTCACCGAGGTGCTGTATGCATTTGCGTCCACGTCAAACAATAACGGGAGCGCATTTGCAGGCTTGAATGCAAACACACTGTTCTATAATTTAACCACATCTATTGCCATGATCATGGGGAGGTTTGGTCCTGCAATCGCCGCACTTGCAATGGCAGGTTCGCTGGCAAAAAAGAAGTACGTACCGCCAAGCCGCGGCACACTTCCGACGGATCAACTGACATTTATACTCTGGCTTGTATCGGTTATCATCATAGTAGGGGCACTTACTTTTTTCCCCGCCCTGTCGCTCGGTCCGATCGTAGAGCACATGATGATGACAGGAGGCAGGTAGCCATGAGCAAAACAGCGAAAAAAAACAAGGGTGTATTTGTCCCTGAACTGATGAAGTCAGCTTTAATAGACTCTTTCAAGAAACTCAATCCCCGTACGCTGTGGAAAAATCCGGTTATGTTCGCCGTGGAGATTGGAAGTACCATGACAACAGTGGTATTCATGAACACCCTGATTACCGGCAGGGGAGAACCTCCATGGTTCACAGGGCTTGTTTCCCTCTGGCTCTGGCTGACCGTCATATTCTCAAACTTCGCGGAGGCACTGGCAGAAGGCAGGGGAAAAGCGCGAGCAGAAAGCCTGAGGAAGACCCGCACCGAGGTCGTGGCAAAAAAGCTGAAGAAACCAGATCTTCAGGGTGAATACGAGCTTGTGCCATCCGACAAGCTGCATAAGGGTGACCTTATCCTCGTCGAGGCGCACGACATCATCGGCAGTGACGGTGAGGTTGTTGCTGGTGCTGCGCTGGTAAACGAGGCAGCCATTACCGGAGAGTCCGCACCCGTCGTACGCGAATCCGGAGGTGACCGCAGCGCAGTGACCGGCGGTACCGAGGTCATTGCAAACAGTATTGTCGTGCGGGTAACGTCCGACCCCGGAGAAACGTTCATCGACAGAATGATATCCCTCGTTGAAGGCGCCAAACGGCGCAAGACGCCGAATGAGATTGCGCTGGAAGTCCTTCTCATTGCACTGACCACGGTGTTCTTTTTCGTCGTGATTAATTTGAAACCGCTGTCCCTGTACAGCATCCATGCCATGGGCCGCGGCACGCCGGTGACACTCACGGCACTTGTGGCACTGTTTGTGTGCCTGATCCCCACAACAATAGCGGCACTCTTGCCTGCAATAGGTATCGCAGGCATGGACAGGCTTTTCCAGAAAAATGTCATAGCACTATCCGGCAGGGCTATCGAGGCGGCAGGGGACGTTAATGTGCTGCTGCTGGACAAGACGGGCACCATAACACTCGGCAACCGGGAGGCGGTTGCATTCATACCGGTATCCGGCCGTTCGGATAAAGAGCTTGCAGAGGCAGCGCTCATGGCATCGCTTGCGGACGAAACACCGGAAGGAAGAAGCATCACCGTGCTAGCCAAACAGAAGTACGGCCTCAGGGTCATGGAATTGCCTCACAGCGCGGTCACGATCCCGTTCAGTGCGGTTACAAGGATGAGCGGCGTCGACATCGACGGCAACGCTTACCGCAAGGGGGCCGCGGACTCAATCGTGGATTACATCAAGGAAAGCAAGGGTGTTATCCCGGATGATCTTGACCGGCATGTAAAGGACATTGCCCAATCAGGGGGCACACCCCTTGTCGTGAGCAAGGGCATGGATGTCCTCGGGGTAATCCATCTCAAGGACATTCTCAAAGGCGGCATTCAGGAACGTTTCCAGCAGCTCCGGAGCATCGGCATCAGGACAGTTATGATCACGGGTGACAACCAGCTGACGGCCGCTGCAATCGCAGCAGAGGCACGTGTGGACGATTTCCTCGCGCAGGCCAGACCAGAGGACAAGCTGCGGCTTATACGCGAGAACCAGGAACAGGGGTACATGGTGGCAATGACCGGTGACGGGACCAACGATGCGCCCGCACTCGCACAGGCGGACGTCGCGGTCGCGATGAATACTGGGACACAGCCCGCGAGGGAAGCAGCAAACATCATAGACCTTGACAGTAATCCGACCAAGCTCCTGGACATCGTGGAGATAGGCAAGCAGATC encodes:
- the kdpB gene encoding potassium-transporting ATPase subunit KdpB — its product is MSKTAKKNKGVFVPELMKSALIDSFKKLNPRTLWKNPVMFAVEIGSTMTTVVFMNTLITGRGEPPWFTGLVSLWLWLTVIFSNFAEALAEGRGKARAESLRKTRTEVVAKKLKKPDLQGEYELVPSDKLHKGDLILVEAHDIIGSDGEVVAGAALVNEAAITGESAPVVRESGGDRSAVTGGTEVIANSIVVRVTSDPGETFIDRMISLVEGAKRRKTPNEIALEVLLIALTTVFFFVVINLKPLSLYSIHAMGRGTPVTLTALVALFVCLIPTTIAALLPAIGIAGMDRLFQKNVIALSGRAIEAAGDVNVLLLDKTGTITLGNREAVAFIPVSGRSDKELAEAALMASLADETPEGRSITVLAKQKYGLRVMELPHSAVTIPFSAVTRMSGVDIDGNAYRKGAADSIVDYIKESKGVIPDDLDRHVKDIAQSGGTPLVVSKGMDVLGVIHLKDILKGGIQERFQQLRSIGIRTVMITGDNQLTAAAIAAEARVDDFLAQARPEDKLRLIRENQEQGYMVAMTGDGTNDAPALAQADVAVAMNTGTQPAREAANIIDLDSNPTKLLDIVEIGKQILMTRGTLTTFSISNDVAKYFAIIPAAFAPIYPQLQVLNIMHLASPYSAILSAVIFNALIIPFLIPLALKGTRYRPMPAERLLLYNLFVYGLGGLITPFIGIKLIDMLIHLFL